In Rhodococcus sp. OK302, one genomic interval encodes:
- a CDS encoding FAD binding domain-containing protein, translating to MQVPGPFEYERATGIDHAIGLLDRLGDQARVLAGGHSLLPMMKIRLANPEYLIDINGLADQLGYVTVEETQVRIGAMARHRQLLESDALADVFPIFRDAEKVIADPVVRNRGTIGGSLCQADPAEDLTTVCSVLGATCVVRGPSGTREIPMAEFHLGPYETAVSGNEILLEIRIPRRRHSSSAYAKVERRVGDWAITAAGAAVWMDGGVVAGARVGLTAVNPDPLALAAIALYLEGLTPSEEVYRRAGEMAAQACEPVTDPRGTADYKRHLAAELTVRTLRTAVTRIGEQDTGG from the coding sequence ATGCAGGTTCCAGGTCCGTTCGAATACGAACGCGCAACCGGTATCGACCACGCCATCGGATTGCTCGACAGGTTGGGCGACCAAGCGCGGGTGCTTGCGGGTGGCCACAGCCTGCTTCCGATGATGAAGATTCGACTGGCGAACCCGGAGTATCTGATCGACATCAACGGATTGGCGGACCAACTGGGCTACGTCACCGTCGAGGAGACGCAGGTTCGAATCGGAGCAATGGCACGTCACCGTCAACTGCTCGAATCCGACGCACTCGCTGATGTCTTCCCGATCTTTCGCGACGCAGAAAAAGTGATCGCTGATCCGGTTGTGCGCAATCGTGGCACCATCGGAGGGTCGTTGTGTCAGGCCGATCCAGCCGAAGATCTGACCACGGTGTGTTCGGTTCTCGGTGCAACCTGCGTTGTACGAGGACCGTCCGGAACCCGCGAGATCCCGATGGCCGAATTTCATCTCGGACCGTACGAGACCGCAGTGAGCGGCAACGAAATACTTCTGGAGATCAGGATTCCGCGTCGGCGTCATAGTTCGAGCGCTTACGCGAAGGTGGAACGGCGAGTGGGGGATTGGGCGATCACGGCCGCCGGGGCAGCGGTGTGGATGGACGGTGGAGTTGTCGCCGGCGCGCGAGTCGGACTTACTGCCGTCAATCCTGATCCGCTGGCACTGGCAGCGATTGCTCTGTACCTGGAAGGACTGACGCCGTCGGAAGAGGTGTATCGCCGCGCCGGAGAGATGGCCGCGCAGGCCTGTGAACCTGTCACCGATCCGCGCGGAACCGCTGACTACAAACGCCATCTCGCAGCGGAACTCACGGTGCGAACCTTGCGAACTGCTGTAACTCGGATCGGCGAACAAGACACCGGAGGCTGA
- a CDS encoding (2Fe-2S)-binding protein codes for MRVTMTVNGEPVSEEVEPRMLLVHFLRDQLRLTGTHWGCDTSNCGTCVVAVDGEPVKSCTMLAAMADGHEIRTVEGLERDGVLDPIQEGFMQCHGLQCGFCTPGMMITARALLDRNPDPDEPTIREAISGQICRCTGYTTIVRSVQWAAAHPVGGA; via the coding sequence GTGCGGGTAACGATGACGGTGAACGGCGAACCCGTCTCGGAAGAGGTGGAACCACGGATGCTGTTGGTGCACTTCCTTCGAGATCAATTGCGGCTTACCGGAACACATTGGGGATGCGACACCAGTAATTGTGGAACGTGTGTGGTTGCGGTGGACGGAGAGCCCGTGAAGTCGTGCACCATGCTCGCGGCAATGGCCGACGGTCACGAGATCAGGACCGTCGAGGGCCTCGAACGTGACGGCGTGCTCGATCCGATCCAAGAAGGATTCATGCAATGCCACGGGCTGCAGTGCGGATTCTGCACGCCCGGAATGATGATTACCGCGCGGGCGCTCCTCGATCGAAATCCCGACCCGGACGAACCCACGATTCGTGAAGCGATCTCCGGTCAGATTTGCCGATGCACCGGCTATACGACGATTGTGCGTTCGGTTCAGTGGGCGGCGGCGCATCCGGTAGGAGGTGCGTGA